In a genomic window of Pseudomonadota bacterium:
- a CDS encoding dodecin family protein produces the protein MAESYYKIVELIGASDVSWEAAARGVVEEAAKSLKDLRIGEVTKLDMKMENGKVAMFRARVSVSFKYHS, from the coding sequence ATGGCTGAAAGTTATTATAAAATTGTCGAGTTGATCGGTGCCAGCGATGTTTCCTGGGAGGCTGCAGCCAGAGGTGTTGTTGAAGAGGCGGCAAAAAGCCTTAAGGATCTGAGGATCGGCGAAGTCACCAAGCTGGATATGAAGATGGAGAACGGTAAGGTTGCCATGTTCCGGGCACGGGTGAGCGTTTCTTTCAAGTATCATTCCTGA
- a CDS encoding transcriptional regulator, translated as MKQESDRERLQTVRQEIVDLLMAKEMNARDISQEVSIREKDVYKHLDHIARTAVTHGQKLVVRPSCCYDCGFVFSERSRLTRPGRCPQCKKSHIAPPVFTIGQR; from the coding sequence ATGAAGCAGGAATCAGACCGTGAACGTTTGCAGACTGTCCGACAGGAAATCGTCGACCTCCTTATGGCGAAAGAGATGAATGCACGGGATATATCACAGGAGGTCAGCATCCGGGAAAAAGATGTTTATAAGCATCTCGATCATATTGCCCGGACAGCAGTCACCCATGGACAAAAGCTTGTAGTTCGGCCAAGTTGCTGCTATGACTGTGGTTTTGTGTTTTCTGAGCGCAGTCGCCTCACCAGGCCTGGCCGCTGTCCTCAATGCAAAAAAAGTCATATAGCGCCGCCGGTATTTACAATCGGCCAGCGTTAA
- a CDS encoding nitrous oxide-stimulated promoter family protein translates to MENNTPLHPRMNRERKTVELMLKLYCRDHHKTKQELCTECQKLAEYVKLRLKNCPFQENKTTCGNCPIHCYKPEMRQKIREVMRYAGPRMIRHHPLLAFGHMLDGFRKNPGPGKLK, encoded by the coding sequence ATGGAGAACAACACACCCCTCCATCCCCGGATGAACAGAGAGAGAAAAACCGTTGAGTTGATGCTCAAGCTTTATTGCCGGGACCATCATAAAACCAAACAGGAACTTTGCACAGAATGCCAGAAACTTGCTGAGTACGTGAAACTGCGCCTCAAAAACTGCCCGTTTCAGGAGAATAAAACAACCTGCGGCAATTGCCCGATCCATTGCTATAAACCAGAAATGCGGCAGAAAATTCGAGAGGTAATGCGCTATGCCGGACCCCGGATGATCCGGCATCATCCCCTGCTTGCCTTCGGCCACATGCTTGACGGTTTCAGAAAAAATCCGGGCCCCGGGAAATTGAAGTAA